The Achromobacter pestifer genome includes a region encoding these proteins:
- the recN gene encoding DNA repair protein RecN — MLRTLHIRDFVIVEQTEIHFGPGFTVFSGETGAGKSILVDALALALGERGDASMLREGAPRADITAVFDTPKGLIAWLQERQIDADTELSLRRVIDAQGRSRAYINGTPATVAQLRELGDSLVDIHGQHAHQSLMRADAQRDLLDAHGGHGELRNAVGQAWKQWRALARQLESAEKDAASLATERDRLQWQVDELDQLNLGPDEWDALQSEHTRLSHSQSLLDGATQILEALDGEGDSAHHRLTSANHRIQQMLRHDPGLQGVYDELESARIAVSEAVSDLNNYVSRVDLDPRRLVTVEARLGLVFETGRKFRVEPDALCELRDTLHAQLKALQAAGDIDALRAQTQAAQAQYDATAAKLTTARRKVAKDLGKQVTQAMQTLAMQGGKFEPTLAESAPSAQGNEQVEFLVAGHAGTTPRPLAKVASGGELSRISLALSVIASRAARVPTLIFDEVDSGVGGAVAEAVGKLLRELGERHQVLCVTHLPQVAACANNQFLVSKAESRGVTRSSIEELDASARVEEIARMLGGIKLTATTREHAREMLEGFGQD; from the coding sequence ATGCTGCGCACCCTGCATATCCGCGACTTCGTCATCGTCGAACAGACCGAGATCCATTTCGGCCCCGGCTTCACCGTCTTTTCCGGCGAAACCGGCGCGGGAAAATCCATACTGGTGGACGCGCTGGCGCTCGCGCTGGGCGAGCGCGGCGACGCCAGCATGCTGCGCGAAGGCGCGCCGCGCGCCGACATCACCGCGGTCTTCGATACGCCCAAAGGGCTGATCGCCTGGCTGCAAGAGCGCCAGATCGACGCCGACACGGAGCTATCCTTGCGCCGCGTCATCGACGCCCAGGGCCGCAGCCGCGCCTATATCAACGGCACGCCCGCCACCGTGGCGCAATTGCGCGAACTGGGCGACAGCCTGGTCGACATCCATGGCCAGCACGCGCACCAGAGCCTGATGCGCGCCGACGCCCAGCGCGACCTGCTGGATGCCCACGGCGGCCATGGCGAACTGCGCAACGCGGTCGGCCAGGCCTGGAAGCAATGGCGCGCGCTGGCACGCCAGCTGGAATCCGCCGAAAAGGACGCCGCCAGCCTGGCCACCGAGCGCGACCGCCTGCAATGGCAGGTCGACGAACTCGATCAGCTGAATCTCGGCCCCGACGAATGGGATGCGCTGCAGTCCGAGCACACGCGCCTGTCGCATTCGCAATCCCTGCTGGATGGCGCCACGCAGATCCTCGAAGCCCTGGACGGCGAAGGCGATTCCGCGCACCACCGGCTCACCTCGGCGAACCACCGCATCCAGCAGATGCTGCGCCATGATCCCGGCCTGCAGGGCGTGTACGACGAACTGGAATCCGCCCGCATCGCCGTGAGCGAGGCCGTGTCGGACCTGAACAACTACGTCAGCCGCGTCGACCTCGATCCGCGGCGGCTCGTGACCGTCGAAGCCCGGCTGGGCCTGGTGTTCGAAACAGGCCGCAAATTCCGTGTCGAGCCCGACGCGCTTTGCGAGCTGCGCGACACGCTGCATGCCCAGCTCAAGGCGCTGCAAGCCGCGGGCGACATCGATGCCCTGCGCGCCCAGACGCAGGCCGCGCAGGCGCAGTACGACGCCACGGCCGCCAAACTGACGACGGCGCGCCGCAAGGTCGCCAAGGACCTGGGCAAGCAGGTCACGCAGGCCATGCAGACGCTGGCCATGCAAGGCGGCAAATTCGAGCCCACGCTGGCCGAATCGGCGCCGTCCGCGCAGGGCAACGAGCAGGTCGAATTCCTGGTGGCCGGCCATGCCGGGACCACGCCGCGTCCGCTGGCCAAGGTGGCCTCGGGCGGTGAACTGTCGCGGATTTCGCTGGCGCTGTCCGTGATTGCCAGCCGCGCCGCGCGCGTGCCCACCCTGATCTTCGACGAAGTCGACAGCGGCGTGGGCGGCGCGGTGGCCGAGGCCGTCGGCAAGCTGCTGCGCGAGCTCGGCGAACGCCACCAGGTGCTGTGCGTGACCCACCTGCCCCAGGTCGCCGCCTGCGCCAACAATCAGTTCCTGGTCAGCAAGGCCGAATCGCGCGGCGTCACCCGCTCCAGCATCGAAGAGCTGGACGCCTCCGCCCGCGTCGAGGAAATCGCGCGCATGCTGGGCGGCATCAAGCTCACCGCCACCACCCGCGAACACGCCCGCGAAATGCTGGAAGGCTTCGGGCAAGACTGA
- the fur gene encoding ferric iron uptake transcriptional regulator, which yields MSDQSELKNMGLKATFPRLKILDIFRKSDQRHLSAEDVYRALIGENVEIGLATVYRVLTQFEQAGILARSQFDSGKAVFELNDGDHHDHLICTNCGKVVEFSDPEIEKRQQKIAKDNSFALESHAMVLYGICGSCMKGR from the coding sequence ATGAGCGACCAAAGCGAACTGAAGAACATGGGTTTGAAGGCGACGTTCCCTCGCCTGAAAATTCTTGATATTTTCCGGAAATCGGATCAACGGCACCTGAGCGCCGAAGACGTCTATCGCGCCCTGATCGGCGAAAACGTCGAAATCGGGCTGGCTACGGTCTACCGCGTCCTGACCCAGTTCGAACAGGCCGGCATCCTTGCCCGCAGCCAGTTCGACAGCGGCAAGGCGGTGTTCGAGCTCAACGATGGCGATCACCACGATCACCTGATCTGCACGAATTGCGGCAAGGTGGTCGAGTTTTCGGACCCCGAGATCGAAAAGCGCCAGCAAAAGATTGCCAAGGACAACTCCTTCGCGTTGGAAAGCCACGCCATGGTGTTGTACGGCATTTGCGGCAGCTGCATGAAGGGCCGCTGA
- a CDS encoding outer membrane protein assembly factor BamE translates to MIARIPSRSLKTGLMVAALAVALAGCSGDKWGFPYKAGVQQGNWITQEQVALLQPGMTREQVRFALGSPTLTSVLHANRWDYPYYFKPGYGEAQERKFTVWFENDRLTRWEGDKQPDLQPYQINTPNAVADEKADKRLTEDEARQKEEADQLKRDSAAPVSPLNQYPGQPGNAPEPLK, encoded by the coding sequence ATGATTGCACGAATTCCCTCCCGCTCGCTGAAGACCGGCCTGATGGTGGCCGCCCTGGCCGTCGCCCTGGCCGGATGCTCGGGGGACAAGTGGGGCTTCCCCTACAAGGCCGGCGTCCAGCAAGGAAACTGGATCACCCAGGAGCAGGTCGCCCTGCTGCAGCCCGGCATGACGCGCGAACAGGTGCGCTTCGCCCTGGGCAGCCCGACGCTGACCAGCGTACTGCACGCCAACCGCTGGGACTACCCCTACTACTTCAAGCCCGGCTACGGCGAAGCCCAGGAACGCAAATTCACCGTCTGGTTCGAAAACGACCGGCTGACCCGCTGGGAAGGCGACAAGCAGCCTGACCTGCAGCCCTACCAGATCAACACGCCCAACGCCGTCGCCGACGAAAAGGCGGACAAGCGCCTCACGGAAGACGAGGCGCGCCAGAAGGAAGAGGCAGACCAGCTCAAGCGCGACTCCGCCGCTCCGGTCAGCCCCCTGAACCAGTATCCTGGCCAGCCCGGCAACGCCCCCGAGCCGCTCAAGTAA
- the dapB gene encoding 4-hydroxy-tetrahydrodipicolinate reductase, with the protein MRIAIAGASGRMGQMLIEAVLNAPGLQLAVALDRQGSAALGQDAGAPLGKQTGVAITDDLDALAQADCLIDFTRPEGTLEHLRACVKHGVNAVIGTTGFDDNGRAAIEVAAQKIGIVFAPNMSVGVNATLKLLDMAARILNSGYDVEVFEAHHRNKVDAPSGTALKMGETIASAWNVALPDVATWSRHGDTGVRKPGTIGFSVLRGGEIVGDHTVSFCGTGERIEITHRSASRATYAEGALRAARFLEGKHNGLYDMQSVLGL; encoded by the coding sequence ATGCGTATTGCAATTGCCGGCGCCAGCGGCCGTATGGGCCAGATGCTGATCGAAGCCGTCCTGAACGCCCCCGGCCTGCAGCTTGCCGTGGCGCTGGACCGTCAGGGCTCGGCCGCGCTGGGCCAGGACGCCGGCGCGCCGCTGGGCAAGCAAACAGGCGTGGCGATCACCGATGATCTCGACGCTCTGGCCCAAGCCGACTGCCTGATCGACTTCACCCGTCCTGAAGGCACGCTCGAACACCTGCGGGCCTGCGTCAAGCATGGTGTGAACGCCGTCATCGGCACCACCGGTTTCGACGACAACGGCCGCGCCGCGATCGAAGTCGCCGCCCAGAAGATCGGCATCGTCTTCGCGCCCAACATGAGCGTGGGCGTCAACGCCACCCTCAAGCTGCTGGACATGGCCGCGCGCATCCTGAACTCCGGCTACGACGTCGAAGTGTTCGAAGCGCACCACCGCAACAAGGTCGACGCGCCCTCGGGCACCGCGCTGAAAATGGGTGAAACCATCGCCTCGGCCTGGAACGTGGCCCTGCCGGACGTCGCCACCTGGAGCCGCCACGGCGATACCGGCGTGCGCAAGCCCGGCACCATCGGCTTCTCCGTGCTGCGCGGCGGCGAAATCGTGGGCGATCACACCGTGTCCTTCTGCGGCACCGGCGAACGCATCGAGATCACGCACCGCTCGGCCAGCCGCGCCACCTACGCGGAAGGCGCCCTGCGCGCCGCCCGCTTCCTGGAAGGCAAGCACAACGGCCTGTACGACATGCAGTCCGTGCTGGGCCTCTGA
- the murB gene encoding UDP-N-acetylmuramate dehydrogenase, translating into MSNSPVHTHASPALFPVSQDLTRLNTLGLASRADAFVTLGDPAQLPALSQLAREASSLLVLGGGSNLVLPRQVEGLVARVAFKGVRLLQARPDAWLVEAAGGETWHGFVEACVNQGWDGLENLALIPGTVGAAPVQNIGAYGVELEERFHSLTAWDVREGRHVEMSAADCRFSYRDSVFKHDEPGRWVIVSVRFALPRPWRPVLGYPDLQRHVRLAEGAPTARDVFDAVCEIRRAKLPDPAVTGNAGSFFKNPIVSAGVRDALLSRFPGLVSYAQPDGGYKLAAGWLIDQCGWKGRSLGAAGVHERQALVLVNRGGATAADIMGLAHAIQGAVSERYGVRLEPEPVVV; encoded by the coding sequence ATGTCAAATTCTCCCGTTCACACCCATGCGTCCCCCGCCTTGTTTCCCGTCAGCCAGGATCTCACCCGGCTGAACACGCTGGGGCTGGCGTCGCGGGCCGACGCCTTCGTGACGCTGGGGGATCCGGCGCAACTGCCGGCGCTGTCGCAGCTGGCGCGCGAGGCGTCTTCCCTGCTGGTACTGGGCGGTGGCAGCAATCTGGTGCTGCCGCGCCAGGTGGAGGGGCTGGTGGCGCGCGTCGCGTTCAAGGGCGTGCGCCTGCTGCAAGCCCGGCCCGATGCCTGGCTGGTCGAGGCGGCGGGCGGCGAGACCTGGCACGGCTTTGTCGAGGCCTGCGTGAACCAGGGTTGGGACGGGTTGGAAAACCTGGCGCTGATACCCGGCACGGTGGGCGCGGCGCCGGTGCAGAACATCGGGGCCTACGGCGTCGAACTCGAGGAGCGCTTCCATAGCTTGACCGCCTGGGATGTGCGTGAGGGCCGCCATGTCGAAATGAGCGCGGCCGATTGCCGGTTTTCCTACCGCGACAGTGTGTTCAAGCACGACGAGCCGGGCCGCTGGGTGATCGTGAGCGTGCGTTTTGCCTTGCCCCGGCCCTGGCGCCCGGTGCTGGGCTACCCGGACCTGCAGCGTCACGTCCGGCTGGCCGAGGGTGCGCCGACCGCGCGTGACGTCTTTGACGCGGTGTGCGAGATCCGCCGCGCCAAGCTGCCCGATCCGGCGGTGACGGGCAATGCGGGCAGCTTCTTCAAGAATCCGATCGTGTCGGCGGGCGTGCGCGATGCGCTGCTCAGCCGTTTTCCGGGCCTGGTGTCCTATGCCCAGCCGGATGGCGGCTACAAGCTGGCGGCCGGCTGGCTGATCGACCAGTGCGGCTGGAAGGGACGCTCGCTGGGCGCCGCCGGGGTGCACGAGCGGCAGGCCCTGGTGCTGGTCAACCGCGGCGGGGCCACGGCAGCCGACATCATGGGCCTGGCGCATGCCATCCAGGGCGCGGTGTCCGAGCGCTATGGCGTGCGGCTGGAGCCGGAACCCGTGGTGGTGTGA
- a CDS encoding catalase, with translation MSKLTTAFGAPVPDDDNTMTAGRRGPALLQDVWFLEKMAHFDREVIPERRMHAKGAGAFGTFTVTHDITRYTKARIFSQVGKQTDMFARFSTVAGERGAADAERDIRGFALKFYTEEGNWDLVGNNTPVFFVRDPLKFSDLNRAVKRDPRTGMRSPQNNWDYWTLLPETLHQVTLIMGDRGIPKSYRHMHGFGSHTYSFINAANERFWVKFTFKTQQGIQNLTDAEAGQVIAADRESNQRDLYEAIERGEFPRWTLYVQIMPEAEAHDYHLNPFDLTKVWPHQDYPLIEVGVLELNRNPENFFADVEQAAFSPAVIVPGIGFSPDKMLQGRLFSYGDTQRYRLGVNYPQIPVNAPRCPFHGYHRDGAMRVDGNGGSVPAYTPNSHGALRPQPDYSEPPLDISGAAARWDHREDADYYSQPGNLFRLMAADERQRLFENTARAIRGASEEVIERHIANCTRADRAYGQGVRDAIAAQATHRHPQAMP, from the coding sequence ATGAGCAAGCTCACCACCGCATTCGGCGCGCCCGTTCCGGACGACGACAACACCATGACCGCCGGCCGGCGCGGACCGGCGCTATTGCAGGACGTCTGGTTCCTGGAAAAGATGGCGCACTTCGACCGCGAGGTGATCCCCGAGCGGCGCATGCATGCCAAGGGCGCCGGCGCCTTTGGCACGTTCACGGTCACTCATGACATCACGCGCTACACCAAGGCCAGGATCTTCAGCCAGGTCGGCAAGCAGACCGACATGTTCGCCCGCTTCTCCACGGTGGCGGGCGAACGCGGCGCGGCAGACGCCGAACGCGACATCCGCGGCTTCGCGCTCAAGTTCTACACCGAGGAAGGCAACTGGGACCTGGTCGGCAACAACACGCCGGTCTTCTTCGTGCGCGACCCGCTGAAGTTCTCCGACCTGAACCGGGCCGTCAAGCGCGATCCGCGCACAGGCATGCGCAGCCCGCAGAACAACTGGGACTACTGGACGCTGCTGCCCGAAACCCTGCATCAGGTGACGCTCATCATGGGCGACCGCGGCATTCCGAAGAGCTATCGCCACATGCATGGCTTCGGCAGCCACACCTATAGTTTCATCAACGCCGCCAACGAACGGTTCTGGGTCAAGTTCACCTTCAAGACCCAGCAAGGCATCCAGAACCTGACGGACGCCGAGGCCGGACAGGTCATCGCCGCGGACCGCGAGAGCAACCAGCGCGACCTGTACGAAGCGATCGAACGCGGCGAGTTCCCGCGCTGGACCCTGTACGTGCAGATCATGCCGGAGGCCGAGGCCCATGACTATCATCTCAACCCCTTCGACCTGACCAAGGTCTGGCCTCACCAGGACTATCCCTTGATCGAGGTCGGCGTCCTGGAACTCAACCGGAACCCGGAGAACTTCTTCGCCGACGTCGAGCAGGCCGCGTTCAGCCCGGCGGTGATCGTGCCCGGCATCGGCTTCTCGCCCGACAAGATGCTGCAGGGCCGCCTGTTCTCGTATGGCGACACGCAGCGCTATCGGCTGGGTGTGAACTACCCGCAGATCCCGGTGAATGCGCCTCGCTGTCCGTTCCATGGCTACCATCGCGACGGGGCCATGCGCGTGGATGGCAATGGCGGCAGCGTCCCCGCATACACGCCCAACAGCCATGGCGCCTTGCGGCCGCAGCCAGACTACTCCGAACCGCCGCTGGACATCAGCGGCGCCGCGGCCCGCTGGGACCACAGGGAAGATGCCGATTACTACTCCCAGCCCGGCAATCTGTTCCGCCTGATGGCGGCGGACGAAAGGCAGAGGCTGTTCGAGAACACGGCGCGCGCGATCCGTGGCGCCTCCGAGGAAGTCATCGAACGCCACATCGCCAATTGCACTCGAGCCGACCGGGCCTATGGGCAAGGCGTGCGCGATGCGATCGCGGCGCAGGCCACGCACAGGCATCCGCAAGCGATGCCCTAG
- a CDS encoding thiamine pyrophosphate-binding protein, with amino-acid sequence MIIRTLHRLGVKTIFSLSGNQIMPLYDACIDAGIRIIHVRHEAAAVFMADAWAQITGELGVAMLTAAPGITNGLAPLYSASQAESPVLLISGDSSVGEDGSGAFQELDQVAITRPLTKLSLRPLTTQELYPALESAVAQALAPRRGPVHLALPFDLMTAETGLAELPALAQKHEPAALDAAGMERLAALVNVAQRPLVLAGPAGARPRMRTAREMLEEKLGVRIIPMESPRGLKDPSLGSLGGLIAQSDLIVLAGKCLDFTLGFGGTGALGQTARVVAIDPDPAMLERAARLLGDRLALALQGDPYAVLAALRTAPAPAERAPWRAQVDEALRNRSTLGASNATADALGPRALCVTVQAFLASAPNPILVCDGGEFGQWAQAYCQAPVRIINGMSGAIGAGVCYAIAAKIARPDATVVVLMGDGTAGFHLMELDTAVREQAAIIAVIGNDLRWNAEHLIQMRTYGPQRLIGCKLAPTARYHEVAAALGGAGFAARDSDSLATALNMAAHSGLPACINVSLAGEPAPVFSASTQSATGH; translated from the coding sequence TTGATTATCCGTACGCTGCATCGCCTGGGCGTCAAGACCATCTTCAGCCTGTCCGGCAATCAGATCATGCCGCTCTACGATGCCTGTATCGACGCAGGCATCCGCATCATCCACGTGCGGCATGAGGCGGCCGCCGTCTTCATGGCGGATGCATGGGCCCAGATCACCGGCGAACTCGGCGTTGCGATGCTGACTGCGGCGCCGGGCATCACCAACGGCCTGGCGCCGCTCTATTCTGCGTCGCAGGCGGAAAGCCCCGTGCTGCTCATCTCCGGCGATTCGTCCGTTGGCGAAGACGGTTCGGGCGCGTTCCAGGAACTGGATCAGGTCGCCATCACCCGTCCGCTGACCAAGCTTTCGCTGCGTCCGCTGACCACGCAGGAACTCTACCCCGCCCTCGAAAGCGCAGTCGCGCAGGCGCTTGCGCCCCGGCGCGGGCCAGTGCATCTGGCCCTGCCCTTCGATCTGATGACGGCCGAAACTGGCCTGGCCGAGCTTCCCGCCCTGGCGCAGAAGCACGAGCCTGCCGCGTTGGACGCAGCCGGCATGGAACGACTCGCTGCGCTGGTCAACGTGGCGCAGCGCCCTCTGGTGCTGGCCGGTCCCGCAGGCGCACGGCCTCGCATGCGCACAGCCCGCGAGATGCTGGAAGAAAAGCTTGGGGTGCGCATCATCCCCATGGAAAGCCCCCGAGGCCTGAAGGATCCGTCCCTGGGCTCCTTGGGCGGACTCATCGCACAATCAGACCTCATTGTGCTGGCGGGCAAGTGCCTGGACTTCACGCTGGGCTTCGGCGGCACGGGCGCACTGGGCCAGACGGCCCGGGTCGTGGCGATCGACCCCGACCCCGCAATGCTGGAACGCGCGGCCCGCCTGCTGGGCGACCGCTTGGCCCTGGCCCTGCAGGGCGATCCCTACGCAGTGCTTGCCGCGTTGCGGACAGCGCCGGCGCCCGCCGAGCGCGCCCCATGGCGCGCGCAGGTGGATGAAGCGCTGCGTAACCGCAGCACCCTTGGCGCCTCCAATGCCACCGCCGACGCATTGGGGCCGCGCGCGCTGTGCGTAACGGTCCAGGCTTTTCTCGCCTCCGCCCCCAACCCCATCCTGGTCTGCGACGGCGGCGAATTCGGCCAATGGGCGCAGGCCTACTGCCAGGCCCCGGTACGGATCATCAACGGCATGTCCGGCGCGATCGGCGCGGGCGTCTGCTACGCGATCGCCGCCAAGATCGCACGGCCCGACGCCACCGTGGTCGTCCTGATGGGCGACGGCACGGCGGGCTTCCATCTGATGGAGCTGGACACGGCGGTACGTGAACAGGCCGCGATCATCGCCGTGATCGGCAACGACCTGCGCTGGAACGCGGAACACCTGATCCAGATGCGCACCTATGGCCCGCAAAGGCTGATCGGCTGCAAACTTGCGCCGACCGCGCGTTACCACGAAGTCGCCGCGGCGCTCGGTGGGGCAGGCTTTGCCGCGCGGGACAGCGACAGCCTCGCCACCGCGCTGAACATGGCGGCGCACAGCGGGCTGCCCGCCTGCATCAACGTTTCCCTGGCGGGCGAACCCGCCCCGGTTTTCAGCGCGTCAACGCAGTCCGCGACCGGTCATTGA
- a CDS encoding Bug family tripartite tricarboxylate transporter substrate binding protein has product MTRPTGLPAGAFARAAICMLASLPGLASAQAYPSKPVQLIVPFSAGGDADMAARNLSAAAQGMLGQPIVVVNKAGANGAIGSAAVKNAAPDGYTLLVGRIGSQVLLPALQPKTTPYTARDFTYIGLLELNPVVCVVHPDSPYKTIGDLAQALKAHPGKLNYSHSGPATVQNLAPQLLLSSLGLKPEAVVNVPYKGGNEVALAVLSKDADFACNNLSSMTGILASGKLRALLTTTPERLAQFPDIPTARELGLPQLEAVIGWSGLFGPPDMSPEAVAKWAAVLKQISQDPKWIAGNANFGGIPHVLSPTETEKYVNQGAAIYADLVAKAGLQVN; this is encoded by the coding sequence ATGACCAGACCTACCGGCCTGCCGGCGGGCGCGTTCGCTCGCGCCGCGATTTGCATGCTTGCCTCGCTTCCGGGCCTGGCAAGCGCCCAAGCCTATCCTTCCAAACCGGTCCAGCTCATCGTTCCATTCAGCGCGGGCGGCGACGCCGACATGGCGGCCCGCAATCTGTCCGCCGCCGCGCAAGGCATGCTTGGCCAGCCTATCGTCGTGGTCAACAAGGCCGGGGCGAATGGCGCGATCGGCTCGGCCGCCGTGAAGAACGCCGCCCCCGACGGCTACACCCTGCTGGTCGGCCGGATAGGCTCCCAGGTCCTGCTGCCGGCGCTACAGCCCAAGACCACGCCCTACACCGCCCGGGACTTCACGTACATCGGGCTGCTGGAGCTGAACCCGGTGGTCTGTGTCGTGCATCCGGACAGTCCCTACAAGACGATCGGCGATCTGGCGCAGGCGTTGAAGGCCCATCCCGGCAAGCTCAACTACAGCCATTCCGGCCCGGCCACGGTGCAGAATCTTGCGCCGCAGCTGCTGCTCAGCAGCCTCGGCCTGAAGCCCGAGGCCGTGGTCAACGTCCCCTACAAGGGCGGCAACGAGGTCGCGTTGGCGGTGCTCAGCAAGGATGCGGACTTCGCCTGCAACAACCTGAGTTCGATGACGGGCATACTCGCCAGCGGCAAGCTACGGGCCTTGCTGACGACCACGCCGGAACGCTTGGCGCAGTTCCCCGACATACCCACCGCGCGCGAGCTGGGGCTGCCGCAACTCGAAGCGGTCATAGGCTGGAGCGGATTGTTCGGGCCGCCGGACATGAGTCCCGAGGCCGTGGCCAAATGGGCCGCCGTGCTCAAGCAGATCTCACAGGATCCGAAGTGGATCGCCGGCAACGCCAACTTCGGCGGCATCCCCCACGTCCTGTCGCCCACCGAGACGGAAAAATACGTCAACCAGGGCGCCGCGATCTACGCCGACCTGGTGGCCAAGGCCGGGTTACAGGTCAATTAA
- a CDS encoding LysR family transcriptional regulator — MTKTRRLEDLWSHIHCLGVLADTGSYTAAARRLQISKASVSQRIVELEQAAGVPLVRRTTRSVGLTEAGQSLVDQTAAAFLRIEEGFSAVRDLSEGPRGVLSVTAPVALGRQVIAPLIPGFLKDFPDVRIQLELSDHLASLATEGFDLAIRHVAGVPDTHVASVICETRSVLVATPEYLARHGTPKTPMDLAAHNCLHYLRRSGSASWSFESRDGDKRVAVPVRGSFTANNSEVLREVAVGSLGIALLPDFSANQALRSGELVEVLRGWRVVGDYAERLYAVRPYTPRVPLTVSSFVGYLREAIPASAGLGGPPGAGNEAS; from the coding sequence ATGACGAAAACCAGGCGCCTGGAAGATCTGTGGTCGCATATCCATTGCCTTGGGGTGCTGGCCGATACCGGCAGCTACACGGCGGCCGCGCGCCGCCTGCAGATCAGCAAGGCCTCGGTGAGCCAGCGCATCGTGGAGCTGGAGCAGGCGGCTGGCGTCCCCCTCGTGCGCCGCACCACCCGCAGCGTCGGCTTGACCGAGGCGGGGCAGAGCCTGGTCGACCAGACCGCGGCGGCCTTTCTGCGCATCGAGGAGGGTTTCTCGGCCGTGCGGGATCTGTCCGAGGGGCCGCGCGGCGTGCTGTCCGTGACCGCGCCCGTGGCCCTGGGACGCCAGGTCATTGCGCCGCTGATACCTGGATTCCTGAAGGACTTTCCCGACGTGCGGATCCAGCTGGAACTCAGCGACCATCTGGCATCCCTGGCGACCGAGGGCTTCGACCTGGCGATCCGGCACGTGGCCGGCGTGCCGGACACGCATGTCGCCTCGGTCATCTGCGAGACGCGCTCGGTGCTGGTTGCGACCCCGGAATACCTGGCGCGGCACGGCACGCCGAAGACGCCGATGGATCTGGCGGCCCACAATTGCCTGCATTACCTGCGGCGCAGCGGCAGTGCTTCCTGGTCGTTCGAGTCGCGTGACGGGGACAAGCGCGTGGCGGTGCCGGTGCGTGGCAGCTTCACCGCGAATAACAGCGAAGTGCTGCGGGAGGTGGCTGTCGGGTCCCTGGGGATCGCGCTGCTGCCGGATTTCAGCGCCAACCAGGCCCTGCGCAGCGGAGAGTTGGTCGAGGTTCTGCGCGGGTGGCGGGTGGTGGGCGACTATGCGGAACGCCTTTACGCAGTCAGGCCCTACACGCCGCGAGTGCCCCTGACCGTGTCCTCGTTCGTCGGCTACCTGCGCGAGGCGATCCCGGCGTCCGCCGGACTCGGCGGACCGCCAGGAGCGGGGAATGAGGCAAGTTAA